The following proteins are encoded in a genomic region of Desulfosporosinus youngiae DSM 17734:
- a CDS encoding methyl-accepting chemotaxis protein, which translates to MRKIKYKILFAFLITSSFFIILSGGYGIYNLTQLNTTEVLNIQTLLIDDYNAMIKNEVETAVGVVATCYSAYQEGEMTEQQAQDLAKKAIKNLRYSNDGYFWIDNTNGILVAHPMLPAQEGSNRIALTDPNGVELIKEVVSAARDQKNNGYTTYEWEKPEDVGTGKLTTKIAYSKLFPQWNWVISTGNYVDSIDTIVEKKQAELNNNLRNNIIAVVTFVIISIIALSITGSILGRKISQPIHKLVKAFAKDENGQISFQTVELDSNDEIAILAGTLNEMSAQIRDFINGVKKESDNVAQSANTVGTHMTLLNEQLEGVSSTTEEMSAGMEETAASTQEMNASAIEILTAAESIASKAQEGEAVVKDIRQRALSLKGDLTSTIQDSTILLNQAKENLDKALDESKAVTQINQLADAILQIASETNLLALNAAIEAARAGEAGRGFAVVADEIRKLAENSKDAVGEIQSIIKVVTHSVDNLSTNSAQLLEFMTTNVATNYNLMLNASDEYADNSQQMDGLVSDFRSTAEELQESIKGMLKVIEAIASATNEGASGTTNIAQSTLLVTEKSNELLGQAALSNEYSQNLLNLISKFKIQ; encoded by the coding sequence ATGCGTAAAATCAAGTATAAAATATTATTCGCCTTCCTAATTACATCATCGTTTTTTATAATATTATCTGGCGGATACGGTATCTACAATCTGACCCAACTGAATACAACAGAGGTCTTAAACATTCAAACACTACTAATAGATGATTATAATGCAATGATAAAGAATGAAGTGGAGACAGCTGTAGGGGTAGTGGCGACCTGTTATTCTGCTTATCAAGAAGGTGAAATGACCGAGCAGCAAGCCCAGGACCTGGCTAAAAAAGCGATTAAGAATTTGCGGTATAGTAACGACGGATATTTTTGGATCGATAATACAAACGGTATACTGGTCGCCCATCCTATGCTGCCCGCCCAAGAAGGCAGCAATAGGATCGCTTTGACCGATCCCAATGGAGTCGAATTGATCAAAGAGGTTGTCAGCGCTGCCCGAGATCAAAAAAATAATGGCTATACCACCTATGAGTGGGAAAAACCTGAAGATGTCGGCACGGGAAAATTAACGACCAAAATTGCTTATTCCAAGCTGTTCCCTCAATGGAATTGGGTCATTAGTACAGGTAATTATGTTGACAGTATTGATACTATTGTTGAGAAAAAACAGGCGGAACTAAACAATAACCTCAGGAACAATATCATTGCTGTTGTCACTTTTGTCATTATATCAATCATAGCCTTAAGTATAACGGGGTCAATTTTAGGGAGAAAAATATCCCAACCTATTCACAAACTGGTAAAGGCTTTTGCAAAAGATGAAAACGGGCAGATAAGTTTCCAGACGGTAGAACTGGATTCAAACGACGAAATCGCTATTTTAGCTGGTACTCTTAATGAAATGTCGGCCCAAATCAGAGATTTTATAAACGGTGTTAAAAAGGAATCCGATAACGTTGCCCAATCCGCCAATACGGTTGGAACCCATATGACCTTGTTAAATGAGCAGTTGGAAGGAGTCTCCTCTACCACAGAAGAGATGTCGGCGGGTATGGAGGAAACAGCAGCTTCAACCCAAGAAATGAATGCTTCAGCCATAGAAATTTTGACGGCGGCTGAATCAATAGCATCTAAAGCTCAAGAAGGAGAAGCGGTAGTCAAAGACATCCGACAGCGTGCGCTTTCCTTAAAAGGGGATCTGACTTCAACGATACAAGATAGTACAATTCTCTTAAATCAAGCTAAGGAAAACCTGGACAAAGCCTTGGATGAGTCCAAAGCAGTAACCCAAATCAATCAGTTAGCCGATGCGATTCTCCAAATTGCAAGTGAGACAAATCTATTAGCTCTAAATGCCGCAATCGAAGCCGCAAGAGCTGGTGAAGCGGGCCGTGGTTTCGCTGTCGTGGCCGATGAGATCCGTAAACTCGCCGAGAACTCAAAAGATGCAGTAGGCGAGATCCAGAGCATTATTAAAGTTGTAACCCATTCAGTGGATAATCTGTCAACAAACTCAGCTCAACTATTAGAATTTATGACCACGAATGTCGCAACTAATTATAACCTCATGCTTAACGCTTCAGACGAATATGCCGATAATTCCCAGCAAATGGATGGATTGGTTTCTGATTTTCGCTCAACGGCTGAAGAACTCCAGGAATCTATCAAGGGAATGCTGAAAGTCATCGAGGCCATAGCTTCAGCAACTAATGAAGGCGCCTCAGGAACGACTAACATTGCCCAGAGTACACTATTAGTAACTGAAAAATCAAATGAACTGCTAGGGCAGGCCGCCCTGTCAAACGAATACTCGCAGAATCTATTAAATCTGATCTCTAAGTTTAAGATACAATAA
- a CDS encoding flagellar motor protein — MDLSTIIGLIAGFGLLILGYILEGGTVSSLGGLSAALIVFGGTAGAVMISFPLYDLKNLPKWVKLAFTSRSFGIEEAYETLIRFAEKARREGLLSLEQELETVTDRFTKQGLQLVIDGTDPEITREIMESNIAVLEKRHRVGIAVFEAAGGYCPTMGILGTVMGLIMVLGNLSDPEALSHSIAAAFIATLYGVGTANLILLPIASKLKMKDRAEVAAMEMVLDGILSIQAGENPSILKEKLKTHVGTMLPSEERLAELGRSAVSESR; from the coding sequence ATGGATTTATCGACTATCATTGGCCTTATCGCAGGATTCGGTTTACTGATCCTCGGCTATATTTTAGAAGGGGGAACCGTCAGCTCCCTGGGAGGATTATCGGCAGCCTTAATCGTTTTTGGCGGAACCGCCGGAGCGGTAATGATCAGCTTTCCACTTTACGACCTTAAGAACCTTCCCAAATGGGTTAAACTTGCGTTCACCTCCCGATCCTTCGGAATCGAGGAGGCTTACGAGACTTTGATACGATTTGCCGAAAAAGCACGACGCGAAGGTTTACTCAGTCTGGAACAAGAGCTTGAAACCGTCACCGATCGCTTTACGAAGCAAGGCCTGCAGCTCGTCATTGACGGAACCGACCCGGAAATCACCCGGGAAATCATGGAATCCAATATCGCTGTCCTTGAGAAACGGCATAGAGTTGGAATCGCAGTGTTCGAGGCTGCCGGAGGATATTGTCCTACTATGGGAATACTTGGAACGGTTATGGGCCTGATCATGGTATTAGGCAACCTTTCCGATCCTGAAGCGCTCTCTCACTCGATTGCCGCCGCTTTCATCGCCACCCTTTACGGGGTGGGTACAGCAAACCTTATCCTGCTGCCCATCGCCTCAAAGCTTAAAATGAAGGACAGAGCAGAGGTGGCGGCCATGGAGATGGTCCTGGACGGAATTCTCTCCATTCAAGCCGGTGAAAATCCTTCTATTCTGAAAGAAAAATTGAAAACCCATGTTGGCACTATGCTTCCTTCTGAAGAAAGATTAGCTGAACTGGGCCGATCCGCTGTGAGTGAAAGCCGATGA
- a CDS encoding flagellar motor protein MotB encodes MSRKREHEAEKENSERWLLTYSDLITLLMIFFVVLYSMSKVDAERFQAIAESLNKALGGGTPARIEMATSPVGPSLFQSGTPSSTTTVPGKGTDPSNTVNADQETDGENKYAGQGNTDAENMSIKGIKAKLDKFAADNGIQAKLVSSMEERGLVVSIQETLLFASGSAKIDLRAQEILQSISTVLASAPNQIRVEGHTDNLPIHTAQFPSNWELSVIRATNVVQILQHEGIAPGRLSAAGYGEYRPIASNDTSEGHDRNRRIDLIILRSKYDVTEPQQTPISAPLAPAMKATP; translated from the coding sequence ATGAGTAGAAAACGCGAGCATGAAGCAGAAAAAGAAAATAGCGAACGTTGGCTTCTTACCTATTCTGATCTGATTACCCTGCTTATGATTTTCTTTGTCGTTCTTTATTCTATGAGTAAAGTAGACGCCGAACGATTCCAGGCTATCGCAGAATCTCTCAACAAGGCCCTCGGCGGAGGCACTCCCGCTAGGATAGAGATGGCAACAAGCCCAGTCGGACCCTCCCTCTTTCAATCCGGAACCCCTTCCTCTACGACCACTGTTCCTGGAAAGGGAACGGATCCCAGCAACACGGTTAATGCCGACCAAGAGACGGATGGAGAAAATAAATACGCCGGTCAAGGAAATACCGACGCTGAAAACATGAGCATCAAAGGGATTAAGGCCAAACTTGATAAATTTGCGGCGGATAACGGAATTCAGGCTAAGCTGGTTTCTTCTATGGAAGAACGTGGTCTGGTCGTTAGTATTCAGGAAACCTTACTTTTTGCCAGTGGTTCCGCTAAAATTGACTTGAGAGCTCAGGAAATTCTGCAAAGCATTTCCACGGTTCTCGCCTCAGCACCTAACCAAATTCGAGTTGAAGGACATACGGATAATCTGCCAATCCATACAGCACAGTTCCCCAGCAATTGGGAGCTTTCCGTGATTCGTGCCACGAACGTAGTGCAAATCTTACAGCACGAAGGAATCGCACCTGGCCGGCTCTCAGCAGCGGGTTACGGAGAATACAGGCCCATCGCTTCAAATGATACTAGCGAGGGGCATGACAGAAACCGCCGGATTGACCTGATAATTCTGCGCTCCAAATATGACGTGACCGAGCCACAGCAAACGCCTATTTCCGCTCCGCTTGCTCCTGCTATGAAGGCAACCCCTTAG
- a CDS encoding YaaR family protein: MSLRINTPPQTLSPSHDSQNTPEHSGDFSGVLSQTQKIQRLELQTFLNKLETQGKKLAHSLSIRDLKDFRDMVKSFLRSTFGQSRKMQEDTSWDYQGRPKVMARIGKIDQALDELGKQLLEQQAKPLEVLTKIDEIRGLIVDLFA, from the coding sequence ATGTCTTTACGTATCAATACTCCGCCCCAAACCCTGTCACCCAGCCACGACTCTCAAAATACTCCGGAGCATAGCGGCGATTTCAGCGGCGTTTTATCTCAAACCCAAAAGATCCAGCGCCTTGAACTCCAAACCTTTCTCAATAAGCTTGAAACTCAAGGAAAAAAGTTAGCTCATTCCCTCTCTATCCGAGATCTTAAAGATTTCCGGGACATGGTCAAATCCTTTCTTCGTTCAACCTTCGGACAAAGCCGTAAGATGCAGGAAGATACCTCTTGGGATTATCAGGGTCGTCCCAAGGTAATGGCACGAATCGGAAAAATCGATCAGGCGTTAGATGAACTTGGTAAACAGCTTCTTGAGCAGCAGGCCAAACCCCTTGAAGTCTTAACCAAGATTGACGAAATACGTGGATTGATCGTTGACCTATTTGCCTGA
- a CDS encoding CheR family methyltransferase, with protein MSHTSISNTYEDFVKGFHPKSGLDLKFYKQNQMQRRILSFMNSHGYPTYPEFLKALNADPVLYDAFFKHLTINVSQFFRDTNQWKTLRQTVIPLLIQSKSQLKLWSAGCSGGQEPYSLAMTLMEYFPSTKFSILGTDIDVNVLRQANDGLYKQNDFASTPPEFLQKYFTSSDKGYQIKDSVKRNVQFQHQNLLTDRFQTGFDFIACRNVVIYFTEEAKEMLYKKFTEALRPGGILFTGSTEHLFGLAHLGLKPVSSFFYQKGF; from the coding sequence TTGTCCCATACATCAATATCTAATACCTACGAAGACTTTGTGAAAGGGTTCCACCCCAAGAGCGGTCTCGATCTTAAGTTTTATAAGCAAAATCAAATGCAGCGTCGAATCCTCAGTTTTATGAACTCTCACGGCTACCCAACCTATCCGGAGTTTCTAAAAGCTCTGAACGCTGATCCTGTTCTATATGATGCCTTCTTCAAACATTTAACCATTAATGTGTCTCAATTCTTTCGGGATACCAACCAATGGAAAACACTGCGCCAAACTGTTATTCCCCTGCTCATACAAAGCAAATCTCAGCTGAAACTTTGGAGCGCGGGATGCTCAGGCGGGCAGGAACCTTATTCATTAGCGATGACCTTAATGGAGTATTTCCCAAGCACTAAGTTTAGCATACTGGGTACGGATATCGATGTCAATGTACTGCGGCAGGCGAACGACGGACTCTACAAACAAAATGATTTTGCAAGCACACCACCGGAATTCTTGCAAAAGTATTTTACCTCATCTGACAAAGGGTATCAAATCAAAGATTCCGTGAAACGAAACGTCCAATTCCAACACCAAAACCTGTTAACCGATCGCTTCCAAACTGGCTTTGATTTTATAGCCTGTCGAAATGTCGTCATTTACTTCACTGAAGAAGCTAAAGAAATGCTCTATAAAAAGTTCACAGAAGCTTTACGCCCTGGCGGAATTCTCTTTACCGGCAGCACAGAACATCTTTTTGGCCTGGCTCATCTTGGCCTCAAACCCGTGTCCTCATTCTTTTATCAAAAGGGGTTCTGA
- a CDS encoding EamA family transporter, with product MSLLSEVRPLAIALFSILLGATGQFLFRLGMVEYGNVTVTGIWRQLGSIILTPAIFIGFACFGISSILWLVVISRWELSYAYPLVSLGYVIAIFYGVFLLHEDLTFPKIIGCLLILAGMSVLGFWGQA from the coding sequence ATGTCGTTATTGTCTGAAGTGCGTCCTTTAGCCATTGCTTTGTTTTCCATCTTATTAGGAGCGACAGGACAGTTTCTGTTTCGTCTGGGTATGGTTGAGTATGGGAATGTTACAGTGACCGGTATCTGGAGACAACTGGGATCCATTATTTTAACCCCCGCAATTTTTATTGGTTTCGCCTGCTTTGGGATAAGTTCTATCCTTTGGCTCGTCGTGATTTCACGTTGGGAGCTCAGCTATGCATATCCGCTCGTCTCTTTAGGATACGTAATCGCTATTTTTTATGGCGTTTTTCTGCTTCACGAAGATCTTACGTTTCCCAAAATCATAGGATGTTTACTGATTTTGGCCGGAATGAGTGTCTTGGGATTTTGGGGTCAAGCTTAA
- a CDS encoding acyl-CoA dehydratase activase: MKRAGLDLGSVNTKLVVLDQEQQVYRKVVPSRFDSVQAGIALLKEYTEKFGEKPGKLVVTGYGRVNFPEGRVITEITCQGRGCHAHFPKYAYILDLGGQDAKVIKKNADGKIIQFIMNDKCAAGTGRFLDVILKGLDLTPQELNSAAEAKPMPINSMCTVFAESEVITMLAKGIPKPEVVAGLFKSTAKRLTNFVESVGHPEHLIFTGGGAHYTLLVRFLEQELKGSVVIPPEPELTAALGAALFA; encoded by the coding sequence ATGAAGCGAGCAGGGTTAGACCTGGGTTCGGTTAATACGAAATTAGTGGTGTTGGATCAAGAGCAGCAAGTATACCGCAAAGTGGTACCTTCCCGTTTCGATTCCGTCCAAGCAGGTATCGCTCTCTTAAAAGAATATACTGAAAAATTCGGAGAAAAGCCCGGGAAACTAGTAGTGACAGGGTATGGTCGTGTCAACTTTCCGGAAGGGCGAGTCATTACGGAAATCACCTGTCAGGGAAGAGGGTGTCATGCTCATTTCCCAAAGTATGCTTATATTCTCGATTTGGGAGGGCAAGACGCCAAAGTTATTAAAAAAAATGCAGACGGAAAAATCATTCAGTTTATCATGAATGACAAGTGTGCTGCCGGAACCGGTCGTTTTTTAGATGTTATTCTTAAAGGGCTTGATCTAACCCCGCAGGAATTGAATTCAGCGGCAGAAGCCAAGCCCATGCCTATTAATTCTATGTGTACAGTGTTTGCTGAATCAGAGGTCATTACCATGCTGGCCAAAGGGATTCCAAAGCCGGAGGTGGTGGCGGGCCTTTTTAAAAGCACTGCCAAACGTTTAACTAATTTTGTTGAGTCTGTCGGGCATCCTGAGCATTTGATTTTCACAGGTGGCGGCGCTCATTATACCCTCCTTGTTCGATTCCTCGAACAAGAGTTGAAGGGGAGTGTCGTGATCCCGCCTGAACCCGAATTAACAGCTGCCTTAGGTGCAGCGCTGTTCGCGTAG
- a CDS encoding double-cubane-cluster-containing anaerobic reductase, with product MENRELWERLNMDLEKHDEFLAPVPQIFTELFLNRENRPAGMSYFDAVVGDVHGIRVHELYAMREAGAKVFSTFCVYVPEEIVVATGSASIGLCAGAQFTVPSGEKVLPRNLCPLIKSTMGFKLDRICPYFQISDWVIGETTCDGKKKAWEILNEHIPTYVMDLPQKKDAKDARLWEEEVREFASFIERETKVKLTDENLAQGIEKINHKRQALQRLADLRKHNPAPIHGLDVLLINQLSFFDDPVRFAAQVNALCDELDERVKEGKGAVPADAPRILVTGTPQPLPAWKLHALIEQAGAVVVGEETCTGERYYKDMTEPADNLEDMLANIAKRPLKVNCACFTPNQGRLEDITSMAKNLKADAVIDFNLQFCQSYGIEGYFVAKEMEKQEIPFLRLESDFSEEDQGQLLTRIEALLEMIRA from the coding sequence ATGGAGAACAGAGAGTTATGGGAACGTTTGAACATGGATTTAGAGAAACACGATGAGTTCTTAGCTCCGGTGCCGCAGATCTTTACTGAACTTTTCTTAAACAGGGAAAATCGTCCGGCCGGGATGAGCTATTTTGACGCTGTGGTTGGAGATGTCCATGGTATTCGGGTCCATGAACTTTATGCAATGAGAGAAGCCGGAGCAAAAGTATTCTCGACGTTTTGTGTTTATGTTCCCGAAGAAATCGTGGTAGCGACAGGGAGTGCCAGTATCGGCTTATGTGCCGGTGCCCAGTTTACGGTTCCTTCGGGGGAAAAAGTACTGCCGCGCAACCTATGTCCGCTGATAAAGTCAACAATGGGCTTTAAATTAGACCGGATTTGCCCCTATTTTCAAATTTCTGATTGGGTCATTGGGGAGACGACCTGTGATGGTAAGAAGAAGGCCTGGGAGATTTTAAATGAACATATTCCAACCTATGTTATGGATCTCCCTCAAAAGAAAGATGCAAAGGATGCTCGTCTTTGGGAAGAAGAAGTACGGGAATTTGCCTCCTTCATTGAACGTGAGACCAAAGTGAAATTAACCGATGAAAATCTTGCCCAAGGTATTGAAAAGATTAACCATAAGCGTCAAGCGCTGCAACGGCTGGCGGATCTAAGAAAACATAACCCAGCGCCTATTCACGGTTTAGATGTCCTCTTAATCAATCAGCTTTCCTTTTTTGATGATCCTGTCCGTTTTGCTGCTCAAGTCAATGCGCTCTGTGACGAGCTTGATGAGCGGGTCAAGGAGGGGAAGGGGGCAGTTCCTGCCGATGCACCACGGATTCTCGTGACAGGAACCCCTCAGCCTCTTCCGGCCTGGAAACTTCATGCCTTAATCGAGCAAGCCGGGGCAGTCGTGGTCGGAGAGGAAACCTGTACTGGGGAACGCTATTATAAGGACATGACGGAGCCTGCCGATAACCTTGAGGATATGCTTGCCAATATTGCTAAGCGTCCTTTAAAGGTCAATTGTGCATGTTTCACACCGAATCAAGGACGCTTGGAGGATATCACCAGCATGGCTAAAAACCTAAAGGCAGATGCTGTGATCGATTTTAACCTTCAGTTCTGTCAGTCCTATGGGATAGAAGGCTATTTCGTCGCTAAAGAGATGGAAAAACAAGAGATTCCTTTCCTGCGCCTGGAAAGCGACTTTTCGGAAGAAGATCAAGGTCAGCTCCTGACTCGGATTGAGGCCCTCTTAGAGATGATTCGTGCATGA